One window of Rhinoraja longicauda isolate Sanriku21f chromosome 9, sRhiLon1.1, whole genome shotgun sequence genomic DNA carries:
- the LOC144596974 gene encoding uncharacterized protein LOC144596974, whose product MNQNCPTLVISGLPEVPRDDSLGCRPVNLYDRLSVAHLDLRRASLIDPRSNLVTLVRGTVEEESSENDTDDPQMKPTKITAAIPYMSRPLALICLLLNIIVPGTAS is encoded by the exons ATGAACCAGAACTGCCCCACGCTTGTCATCTCCGGCCTTCCGGAGGTGCCTCGGGACGACAGCCTGGGCTGCCGACCAGTGAACCTGTACGACCGCCTGTCTGTGGCTCATCTCGATCTCCGCAGGGCCTCGCTCATCGACCCCCGAAGCAACCTGGTGACCTTGGTGCGGGGGACCGTGGAAGAGGAGTCATCGGAGAATGACACCGATGACCCCCAAATGAAGCCCACCAAAATCACAGCTGCAATCCCCTACATGAGCAGACCGTTGGCACTCATCTGTCTGCTGCTGAATATCATAGTCCCAGGGACAG cctcGTGA